The following are from one region of the Oryzias melastigma strain HK-1 linkage group LG22, ASM292280v2, whole genome shotgun sequence genome:
- the LOC112146804 gene encoding serine/threonine-protein kinase PAK 4: MFRKKKKKRPEISAPKNFEHRVHTSFDAKRGCFVGLPTQWQSLIENLRRPKPMVDPSRITEVELRPKKTIVRGSMIGHGDYIAAMINDMSRLSVTSSNSLRKSSPSARKRAQSLGRLGEVNEGDVYQYEGLTQDDDDDDEDHWREKARNIHSETNTPYLGMKKSITLQPNGILPKATSTYEVGVSSREGPSLQSQSIPPPSHAAFMSGEIGSPQERVIWKRDIQLPRGLPPNQRPVACFYTPVMNVQQAHGDQGAITTDLRPNLPMYMHPQNSPGRPFSSYDLKADSTVRYHSGFLPTGTSSPLVGGIRPQRTVRSSASYTLGLSPNMGLRPSGPEPFLRHSGCPNPPYPRQDSPSQPRPSPTGSLATSPPGTCSPAFRPPQHPSPRPPPDPPKVTHEQFKAALQMVVDKGDPRTYLENFVKIGEGSTGVVCIATEKHTGRQVAVKMMDLRRQQRRELLFNEVVIMRDYQHKNVVEMFKSALVEEELWVIMEYLQGGALTNIVSETRLSEEQIATVCEAVLQALAYLHSQGVIHRDIKSDSILLTLDGRVKLSDFGFCAQISKDIPKRKSLVGTPYWMAPEVISKSPYGTEVDVWSMGIMVVEMVDGEPPYFSETPVAAMKRLRDELAPTVRNISQVSPVLKDFLDRMLTRDPLERASATDLLEHPFLLQSGSPQCLVPLVEQYRKRMSRC, from the exons ATGTTtcgtaagaaaaaaaagaagaggccTGAGATATCGGCGCCAAAGAACTTTGAGCACCGCGTCCACACATCATTCGATGCCAAAAGAGGCTGCTTTGTGGGCCTGCCGACCCAATGGCAAAGCCTGATAGAAAACCTGCGCAGGCCCAAGCCCATGGTGGACCCCTCCAGGATCACAGAAGTTGAGCTGAGAccaaaaaag ACCATAGTACGTGGGAGCATGATTGGTCACGGAGACTACATCGCAGCCATGATCAATGACATGAGCCGTCTGTCTGTGACCAGCTCCAACTCTCTGAGGAAGAGTAGCCCGTCGGCCAGGAAGAGAGCTCAATCTCTGGGAAGGCTTGGGGAGGTGAATGAGGGAGACGTCTATCAGTACGAGGGCCTAACGCAGGAcgatgacgatgatgatgaagaCCACTGGAGGGAAAAAGCCAGGAATATCCACAGTGAGACCAACACCCCTTATTTGGGCATGAAGAAGAGCATCACTCTGCAGCCAAATGGGATCTTGCCAAAGGCCACGTCCACCTATGAAGTTGGAGTCAGCTCCCGGGAAGGACCTTCCTTGCAGTCTCAGagcattccaccaccaagtcatGCGGCTTTTATGAGTGGGGAGATAGGGAGTCCTCAGGAACGAGTGATTTGGAAAAGAGATATCCAGCTGCCCAGGGGACTACCACCTAACCAGAGACCTGTAGCTTGTTTCTACACCCCTGTGATGAATGTGCAGCAGGCGCATGGAGATCAGGGAGCGATCACTACGGATCTACGCCCCAACCTTCCAATGTACATGCATCCACAAAACAGTCCGGGCCGGCCTTTCTCCTCCTATGACTTAAAA GCGGACTCGACTGTGAGGTACCACTCTGGATTTCTGCCCACTGGCACCAGCAGTCCTCTGGTTGGAGGAATCAGGCCTCAGAGAACAGTGCGCTCCTCAGCCAGCTACACTCTAGGTCTTTCTCCTAACATGGGTCTGAGGCCCAGTGGACCGGAGCCTTTCCTCAGACACTCTGGATGCCCAAACCCTCCCTACCCCCGACAGGACAGCCCTTCCCAGCCCCGACCTTCCCCCACAGGTTCATTAGCCACTAGTCCTCCAGGTACCTGCTCCCCAGCCTTTAGGCCACCACAACACCCCTCACCCAGACCACCCCCCGACCCGCCCAAGGTGACACATGAACAGTTCAAGGCAGCTTTGCAGATGGTGGTTGACAAGGGTGATCCAAGGACTTATCTGGAGAATTTTGTGAAGATTGGAGAGGGCTCAACGGGGGTGGTGTGTATCGCGACGGAGAAGCACACAGGAAGGCAAGTGGCGGTAAAGATGATGGACCTGCGACGTCAGCAAAGGCGGGAGCTGCTCTTCAATGAG GTAGTCATCATGAGGGATTATCAGCACAAGAACGTGGTGGAAATGTTCAAGTCTGCCCTGGTGGAGGAGGAACTTTGGGTAATCATGGAGTACCTGCAGGGTGGAGCGCTTACCAACATTGTGTCTGAAACCAG gctGAGTGAGGAGCAGATTGCCACAGTATGTGAAGCAGTTCTGCAAGCTCTGGCCTACCTCCACTCACAGGGAGTCATTCACAGAGACATCAAGAGTGACTCTATATTACTCACATTGGACGGAAGG GTGAAGCTTTCAGACTTTGGATTTTGTGCTCAAATCAGTAAGGATATCCCGAAGAGGAAGTCATTAGTGGGGACCCCTTATTGGATGGCTCCGGAGGTTATCTCCAAATCACCATATGGCACTGAG GTTGACGTGTGGTCTATGGGTATCATGGTGGTTGAGATGGTGGATGGAGAACCCCCGTATTTCAGTGAAACCCCTGTGGCAGCCATGAAGAGGCTCAGAGATGAGCTAGCTCCAACAGTCCGAAACATCAGCCAG GTGTCTCCAGTTCTGAAGGACTTCTTGGACCGCATGCTCACTCGAGACCCCCTTGAGAGAGCCAGTGCCACTGATTTGCTGGAGCACCCCTTCCTGCTGCAGAGCGGCTCGCCTCAGTGTCTGGTCCCACTGGTGGAGCAGTATCGCAAGCGCATGTCTCGATGCTGA
- the LOC112146817 gene encoding ankyrin repeat and KH domain-containing protein 1, giving the protein MMRPKDLGHGSGTKTFLDAMQGGKVHLARFILDALDGRIINSKTESSRTLLMCAACLQDPGTRSKFTRLLLEKGADVNCQDEDGRTALSHACEMGHLDVVKLLVQFNADPDVSDAWGNSALMYAAFSGHSPVLEFLIRAFKRLGLKLDRTNNAGHSAIEVANFFGHNQCVQILNFPCRKFSRDDPLVDFSAAVDGESRLPNKLPRHVLERFSKPMTNEDQLPSVFQRQMKIGDGSGLWSRFRCPRSQSQEDNQDHSWSLPPQIEKSQTEGDHSILFAAKQLQNRQFRELRGAKIPNSFPEPKQKDVSQDVKLPERAPESFPLWGKAKSFNLDVVSSRKQSYQGDVRDMSLSASKLKRASLQDERCLINKMDCQGNTRGLTNDCNKTISVPKPVLSSKGQPVKALQTNVKSQNTEAADTAPSNRKEQQKRGSLGSTARHNKLLFARAEMEAQKIPNQTAGFVGLGTRLLRRFTAPEFMRMVLDCSSASTKGRGQMSRSDTFPLSHTHQQVNSQPSADSISAVKCEFESYSSQSTLD; this is encoded by the coding sequence ATGATGCGGCCGAAAGATTTAGGCCACGGCTCCGGTACCAAGACTTTTCTGGATGCCATGCAAGGTGGCAAAGTCCATCTTGCACGCTTCATTTTGGACGCCTTAGACGGCCGTATCATCAATTCCAAGACGGAGAGCAGCCGCACTCTGCTCATGTGTGCCGCCTGCCTTCAAGATCCCGGAACGAGATCCAAGTTCACCCGGCTGCTGCTGGAGAAAGGGGCAGATGTCAACTGTCAGGATGAGGACGGCCGCACAGCCCTCAGCCACGCCTGTGAGATGGGTCACCTGGATGTGGTCAAACTTCTCGTGCAGTTCAATGCTGATCCTGACGTCTCTGATGCTTGGGGTAACAGCGCGCTCATGTATGCCGCCTTCTCCGGACACAGCCCGGTTCTGGAGTTTCTGATCAGGGCTTTCAAAAGACTGGGACTGAAGCTGGACAGGACCAATAACGCCGGACACTCAGCCATCGAGGTGGCCAACTTTTTTGGACACAACCAGTGCGTGCAGATTTTGAACTTTCCTTGCAGGAAGTTTAGCAGAGATGATCCACTTGTTGATTTCAGCGCCGCTGTTGACGGAGAATCCCGTTTACCCAACAAGCTCCCCAGGCATGTCCTGGAGAGGTTCTCCAAACCGATGACAAATGAGGACCAGCTGCCAAGTGTATTTCAGAGACAGATGAAAATTGGAGATGGCAGTGGACTGTGGAGCCGATTCAGATGTCCCAGAAGCCAATCGCAAGAGGACAATCAAGACCATAGTTGGAGTTTGCCTCCTCAGATTGAGAAGAGCCAGACTGAGGGGGATCACAGCATTCTCTTTGCTGCCAAACAGCTGCAAAACCGCCAGTTTAGAGAGCTGAGGGGGGCAAAAATCCCAAACTCTTTTCCTGAGCCAAAGCAAAAAGATGTCAGCCAGGATGTTAAACTCCCAGAGCGAGCACCTGAGAGTTTCCCTCTCTGGGGAAAAGCGAAGTCATTTAACCTGGACGTTGTGAGCAGCAGAAAGCAGTCCTATCAGGGTGATGTGCGTGACATGAGCCTGTCAGCCAGCAAATTGAAGAGAGCCTCGCTCCAGGATGAGCGATGCCTGATAAACAAGATGGACTGTCAAGGGAACACTCGGGGCCTGACAAACGACTGCAACAAAACTATCTCAGTGCCAAAACCTGTTTTAAGCAGCAAGGGTCAGCCAGTGAAAGCACTCCAGACAAATGTCAAATCGCAGAACACTGAGGCCGCTGACACGGCTCCGTCAAACAGAAAAGAGCAACAGAAGAGGGGGAGCCTTGGCTCGACCGCAAGACACAACAAGCTGCTGTTTGCCAGGGCAGAGATGGAGGCACAGAAGATCCCAAACCAGACAGCGGGGTTCGTGGGCCTGGGGACCCGACTGCTGCGCCGGTTTACTGCGCCGGAGTTCATGAGGATGGTGTTAGACTGCTCGTCTGCCTCCACAAAAGGCAGAGGTCAGATGTCGCGCTCTGATACCTTCcctctttcacacacacaccagcaggTGAACAGTCAGCCGAGCGCTGACAGCATCAGTGCTGTCAAATGTGAGTTTGAGAGCTACTCCTCTCAGTCCACCCTTGACTAG
- the plcb2 gene encoding 1-phosphatidylinositol 4,5-bisphosphate phosphodiesterase beta-2, which translates to MNKKRYFLEPPEVKDYLVKGERFTKWSEDSTKTVPVTMKMDPKGFYVYWMNQSKETTFLDVATIRDTRTGKYAKLPKHPKVRNVFNLDFPDSNHLAKTLTIVSGPDMVNLTYHNFFASKDKVTQNWANDILAISYNAARNNACRQVFWDKIYVRISLQTNKDGKIPVKNIYKMFPADKKRVESALAAAHLPKGKYDSMKPDVFTEAAFRTFMMNLCPRPEIYEIFTSYSTKPTMTKENFTKFLNEKQRDSRLNEELFPRLRQDQIKALIDKYEPTSTNSNRGFISPEGLLLFLMGPETSVVIQDKLAKSQDMTQPLPHYFIKSSHNTYLTAGQFSGVSSPEMYRQCLLSGCRCLELDCWKGKPPDEEPIITHGFTMTTEILFKDVIEAIAESAFKTSKYPVILSFENHVDSVKQQEKMANYCKTLFGDALLTEPLEKYPLKPGQQIPSPSELMGKILIKNKKGTHEKPAQAKKSTAAVTDQATAAAATSQDPNCPSQDGTNPTSPSQENQAEGEAPVEENEEQEDTEEQDEEKMKTSDEGTAGQEVTAYEAMSSLVNYIQPNKFISFDNARKKNKSYVISSFVETKGEAMISKTAVEFVEYNKRQMSRIYPKGTRMDSSNYSPQPFWNAGCQMVALNYQTMDFPMQLNMALFEFNGRTGYLLKHDVLRRGDKKFDPFCDRIDTVVASTLTIKIYSGQFLSDKSVKTGVEVEVIGLPGDPKKKYRTKWSTTPNAINPVWNEEPFVFEKILLPEMASLRIVVHEENGKFLGHRIIPLDAIQSGFHHICLRSESNMPLTLPALFVYIEVKDYIPAAFADFTDALFNPTKGSEKTTKTPKESSSDYISPYELPLVVQPPTDKVKESEAPAAEKLTSEVTPSTDAADQPAQSAQSAPEAADPPQPDPPPTPAEDAGSPPSEVPPETAAEEKEATPEPVVVLDAQIQPDTQSEPVVEQAVSDSSSRSEEPATAEPKSEATTPPTEAAGAEPSTVTTEQLTQHKNYLKVIKRQEREMKEFEKKYQKKEEELMQKYSDAFKAVKKKVSLKKKEGDDDTSDSSVKTTRVQEQKEKMQAELQALWTEQCDQLKKKKEQCATERLAKLMEMAMEKHTSELKALESETKERKKMVSKCSYTEKPKLKKAMSTEVLDDASQSNGISSESIPQQDALMRKQEATLEEIKTVTNQLNQEAVKEHTQKLRSLPAEVKEAVNNCIGAHFPELVDKTGEKKVGEMGFYGDVFLG; encoded by the exons ATGAATAAGAAACGGTACTTTCTGGAGCCTCCAGAGGTCAAAGACTATCTGGTCAAAGGAGAGAGATTCACCAAGTGGTCAGAG gacTCGACAAAAACTGTTCCCGTGACGATGAAGATGGATCCAAAAGGGTTCTATGTGTACTGGATGAACCAAAGCAAG GAGACAACATTCCTGGACGTTGCTACAATCAGAGATACCAGAACCggaaaatatgcaaaacttCCCAAA catcCGAAAGTGCGCAATGTGTTCAACCTGGATTTTCCTGACAGCAACCACCTCGCCAAAACCTTGACCATCGTTTCAGGTCCAGACATGGTGAATCTGACCTACCACAACTTCTTTGCCTCAAAAGACAAAGTGACACAG AACTGGGCAAATGACATTCTCGCGATTTCCTACAATGCTGCAAGAAACAATGCATGCAGACAAGTCTTTTGGGACAAAAT ATACGTCCGCATTTCCCTCCAAACCAACAAGGATGGCAAGATCCCCGTGAAGAA CATTTACAAGATGTTTCCAGCCGACAAGAAGAGGGTGGAAAGTGCCTTAGCTGCAGCACACCTCCCAAAGGGAAAG TATGACTCCATGAAGCCAGATGTGTTCACCGAAGCTGCCTTCAGGACCTTCATGATGAATCTGTGTCCTCGGCCAGAAATCTATGAGATTTTCACATCTTA CTCCACCAAACCCACAATGACCAAGGAGAACTTCACCAAGTTCCTCAACGAGAAGCAGAGGGACTCCCGTCTCAACGAGGAGCTGTTTCCACGTCTGCGACAGGACCAGATCAAGGCTTTGATTGACAAGTACGAACCCACCTCCACTAACTCTAACAGAG GATTCATTTCTCCAGAAGGTCTTCTGTTATTCCTGATGGGTCCTGAAACGTCAGTCGTCATACAAGACAAGCTAGCAAAGAGTCAGGACATGACCCAACCCCTGCCCCATTACTTCATCAAGTCCTCCCACAACACTTATCTAACAG CCGGCCAGTTCTCGGGCGTGTCCTCTCCAGAGATGTACCGTCAGTGTCTTCTGTCCGGATGTCGGTGTCTGGAGCTGGACTGCTGGAAGGGAAAACCTCCAGATGAAGAGCCCATCATTACCCACGGCTTCACCATGACCACTGAGATCCTCTTTAAG gacgTGATAGAAGCCATCGCAGAGAGTGCCTTCAAGACCTCCAAATACCCAGTGATCCTCTCGTTTGAGAACCACGTGGACTC GGTTAAACAGCAAGAAAAGATGGCCAACTACTGCAAAACCCTATTTGGAGACGCCTTGCTCACAGAGCCTTTGGAGAAATATCCT TTGAAGCCAGGCCAGCAGATCCCCAGCCCCTCTGAGCTCATGGGGAAGATCCTCATCAAGAATAAGAAGGGCACTCACGAAAAGCCGGCCCAGGCCAAGAAGAGCACCGCAGCAGTCACCGATCAGGCAACGGCAGCAGCTGCAACCTCCCAGGACCCAAACTGTCCCTCCCAGGATGGAACTAACCCAACATCTCCCAGTCAGGAGAACCAAG cTGAAGGAGAAGCACCTGTGGAGGAAAACGAGGAGCAGGAAGATACAGAAGAACAAGATGAAGAGAAGATGAAGACATCTGATGAA GGAACAGCAGGACAAGAAGTCACAGCTTACGAGGCGATGTCGTCCCTCGTCAATTACATCCAGCCAAACAAATTCATCTCATTTGACAATGCCAGAA AGAAAAATAAGAGTTATGTCATCTCATCGTTTGTGGAGACCAAAGGAGAAGCAATGATTTCTAAGACGGCGGTTGAATTTGTTGA ATACAATAAGAGGCAGATGAGCAGAATTTACCCCAAAGGAACCAGAATGGACTCATCCAACTACAGCCCTCAGCCTTTTTGGAACGCTGGCTGCCAGATGGTGGCGCTCAACTACCAAACCATGG attTCCCCATGCAGCTGAACATGGCTCTGTTTGAATTCAATGGCAGGACGGGTTACCTGCTCAAGCATGACGTCCTGCGCCGTGGAGACAAGAAGTTTGACCCGTTCTGCGACAGGATTGACACAGTCGTGGCCAGCACCCTCACCATCAAG ataTACTCAGGACAGTTTCTGTCTGATAAGAGTGTGAAAACTGGAGTGGAAGTGGAGGTTATCGGACTCCCTGGTGACCCCAAGAAAAAGTATCGCACCAAGTGGTCCACCACACCCAACGCCATTAACCCTGTGTGGAATGAGGAGCCTTTTGTTTTTGAGAAG ATCTTGCTTCCAGAAATGGCTTCTCTAAGAATTGTGGTCCATGAGGAAAATGGGAAGTTTCTGGGGCACAGAATCATTCCTCTTGATGCCATCCAGTCAG GTTTCCATCACATCTGCCTGCGCAGTGAGAGCAACATGCCTCTCACTCTGCCCGCTCTTTTCGTGTACATCGAGGTTAAGGACTACATCCCTGCTGCCTTTGCCG ATTTCACGGATGCATTATTCAATCCGACAAAAGGTTCAGAGAAGACCACAAAGACCCCCAAAGAG TCATCCTCCGACTACATTTCTCCGTACGAGTTGCCTCTTGTCGTCCAACCTCCCACAGATAAAGTCAAGGAAAGTGAAGCCCCTGCAGCAG AAAAGCTCACATCTGAAGTGACGCCGTCGACTGATGCCGCTGACCAGCCGGCCCAGTCGGCCCAGTCGGCCCCTGAAGCAGCAGATCCTCCACAACCGGACCCTCCTCCAACTCCTGCTGAGGATGCAGGAAGCCCCCCATCTGAAGTCCCTCCAGAAACTGCTGCTGAGGAGAAGGAAGCGACCCCAGAACCTGTAGTCGTTCTCGATGCACAAATACAGCCAGACACACAATCAGAACCTGTTGTAGAACAGGCGGTATCGGACTCCTCCAGCCGTTCTGAAGAACCTGCTACTGCTGAGCCCAAATCTGAAGCAACAACCCCCCCAACCGAGGCAGCGGGAGCAG AGCCTTCAACTGTGACTACTGAGCAGCTGACACAGCACAAAAACTATCTGAAGGTCATCAAGCGTCAGGAGCGGGAGatgaaagagtttgaaaaaaagtatcagaaaaaagaagaggagcTGATGCAGAAGTACTCCGACGCCTTCAAGGCTGTCAAGAAGaaagtttctttaaagaaaaaaga AGGAGACGACGACACCTCTGACAGCAGCGTGAAGACGACACGGGTGCAGGAGCAGAAGGAAAAGATGCAGGCCGAGCTGCAGGCTCTGTGGACAGAGCAGTGTGAtcagctgaagaagaagaaggaacagTGCGCTACAGAG agaCTTGCTAAGCTGATGGAGATGGCCATGGAGAAACACACCAGTGAGCTGAAGGCTTTGGAGAG TGAAACCaaggagaggaagaagatggtCTCCAAATGTTCATACACGGAAAAACCAAA GCTGAAAAAAGCAATGAGCACTGAGGTTCTGGATGACGCCAGTCAATCTAATGGAATA TCTTCAGAGTCCATTCCACAACAAGATGCTCTGATGAGGAAACAAGAGGCCACACTGGAGGAAATCAAGACCGTGACGAATCAG ctcaaTCAAGAGGCGGTGAAGGAGCACACTCAGAAGCTGAGGTCTTTGCCAGCAGAGGTAAAAGAGGCCGTAAACAACTGCATAGGGGCGCACTTCCCCGAACTGGTGGACAAGACTGGAGAGAAGAAAGTCGGAGAAATGGGCTTCTATGGAGATGTCTTCTTAGGTTGA